The proteins below come from a single Ostrinia nubilalis chromosome Z, ilOstNubi1.1, whole genome shotgun sequence genomic window:
- the LOC135086843 gene encoding V-type proton ATPase 116 kDa subunit a 1-like, producing the protein MSTNHVNLLKNYVELTEMYYVLDQIGPLLGDTEFRRESLLNKDKSSSKSPRLVEQGQLGAQLVIFTGVVRRSRSFPFEMMLWRISRGNIYYRQASHDKLIQDPKTNQEIRKVAFLAICQGEELNNRMQKVCSGFGVNVYPCPKTFDERMEMIAKIGYRILDLEQVIKKTHYHRCKALRVIARQWHTWMIQVKKAKAIYHNLNLFNLDITKNCLIGQCWVPDTDLRLVQDSLEITSQSVGTTVPSFMSKTETNAKPPTYHRTNKFTYGFQNLINAYGESTYRELNPGLYTLITFPFLFALMFADIGHGLIMLMFGIWMVVDEKKLMAQRSTNEIWKIFFGGRYVILMMGMFSIYAGFIYNDCFSKPFNMMGSYWLNHYTRTELADFEQLDLNPSLDTRKVYWFGIDPVWALSANHIMVTNSIKMKLSIIVGVVHMIFGIVLSLFDHMYFKRYYAIVLEFIPQILFLTCIFFWLVFMIFFKWFTYGAKETNIVKTPGCAPQILILFIDMVLLSKTKPLEEDCEAYMFEIQREFQLGLVAAAGLCVPVLLFGTPLYLVRQNKKRRDAALNKISNFRRYQQRRESDKKAEEKILADIERYSQPFGELMIHQGVSTIEFVLSTISHTASYLRLWALSLAHAELSDILWNMVLQAGRDYENTIKCVLLPIKFACWAFFTVTILVVMEGLSAFLHTLRLHWVEFMSKFYLGRGWMFHPFSFKTICAEGDDKADNICKKKAKAEDTVESHKV; encoded by the exons ATGTCGACTAACCACGTCAACCTGCTGAAGAATTACGTGGAACTAACCGAGATGTATTACGTGCTTGACCAAATCGGACCTCTGTTGGGGGACACGGAATTTAGACGGGAATCTTTGTTAAACAAAGATAAAAG CAGCAGCAAATCTCCACGTTTAGTTGAACAAGGCCAGTTGGGAGCCCAGCTGGTCATCTTCACGGGAGTGGTCAGACGCAGCAGAAGCTTCCCCTTCGAGATGATGCTGTGGAGGATCTCTCGTGGCAACATCTACTACCGACAGGCCAGCCATGATAAACTGATTCAAGACCCGAAAACT AACCAAGAAATACGAAAGGTGGCGTTTCTTGCAATTTGCCAAGGGGAAGAACTGAATAACCGCATGCAGAAGGTATGCAGCGGGTTTGGTGTGAACGTCTACCCATGTCCGAAGACCTTCGATGAGAGAATGGAAATGATCGCCAAGATCGGTTACCGGATCCTCGATTTAGAACAG GTGATAAAAAAGACGCACTACCATAGATGCAAAGCGTTACGAGTGATAGCTCGGCAGTGGCACACGTGGATGATCCAAGTGAAGAAAGCCAAGGCCATATACCACAATCTAAATCTCTTCAACCTGGACATAACGAAGAACTGCCTGATCGGTCAGTGCTGGGTCCCCGATACAGATTTGCGACTCGTACAAGATAGTTTGGAGATTACATCG CAATCAGTCGGTACTACCGTGCCATCGTTTATGTCAAAAACGGAAACTAACGCAAAGCCTCCGACGTATCATCGCACCAATAAATTTACGTACGGATTTCAAAATCTTATCAACGCATATGGCGAGTCCACTTACAGAGAGCTTAATCCAG GGCTATACACGCTGATTACTTTTCCATTTCTCTTTGCACTGATGTTCGCTGACATCGGCCATGGGTTGATCATGTTAATGTTTGGCATATGGATGGTGGTGGATGAAAAGAAATTGATGGCGCAGAGATCTACCAACGAAatctggaaaatattttttgggg GCCGTTATGTGATTCTGATGATGGGCATGTTCTCAATCTACGCTGGCTTCATCTACAACGACTGTTTCTCCAAACCTTTCAACATGATGGGCTCTTACTGGTTGAACCACTACACCAGAACTGAACTTGCAGACTTTGAGCAGCTCGACCTGAATCCTAGCTTGGACACACGTAAAGTGTACTGGTTTGGAATAGACCCAGTATGGGCG CTATCAGCAAATCACATCATGGTAACAAATTCCATCAAGATGAAGCTCTCCATCATAGTCGGTGTCGTGCACATGATATTTGGGATTGTTTTGAGTTTGTTTGATCACAT GTACTTCAAACGCTACTATGCAATTGTCTTGGAATTCATaccacaaatattatttttgacgtGCATTTTCTTCTGGTTGGTTTTTATGATTTTCTTCAAATGGTTCACTTACGGCGCTAAAGAAA CAAACATAGTAAAGACTCCAGGATGCGCTCCCCAGATCTTAATTCTCTTCATCGACATGGTTCTGCTAAGCAAGACCAAACCGCTGGAAGAGGACTGTGAGGCTTACATGTTTGAGATCCAGCGGGAGTTCCAGCTGGGTTTGGTAGCAGCTGCAGGTCTGTGCGTCCCGGTACTGCTATTCGGTACCCCATTGTACCTTGTCCGCCAGAACAAAAAGAGAAGGGATGCAGCTCTG AATAAAATAAGCAATTTTCGGCGATATCAGCAGAGAAGGGAATCCGATAAGAAGGCGGAGGAAAAAATTCTGGCTGACATAGAGAGGTACAGCCAGCCATTTGGAGAGCTGATGATACACCAAGGAGTCAGCACCATCGAATTCGTTTTGAGCACCATATCTCATACTGCTTCGTATCTTCGTTTGTGGGCACTATCCCTAGCTCATGCAG AGCTGTCAGATATCCTGTGGAACATGGTCTTACAAGCCGGCCGCGACTACGAGAACACTATAAAGTGTGTGCTGCTGCCGATCAAGTTCGCCTGCTGGGCCTTCTTCACGGTCACCATCCTCGTCGTGATGGAGGGGCTGTCGGCCTTCTTGCACACTCTGCGGCTGCATTG ggtTGAATTTATGAGCAAGTTCTACCTGGGTCGGGGATGGATGTTCCACCCCTTCAGCTTCAAGACCATCTGCGCAGAGGGCGATGACAAGGCCGACAACATCTGCAAGAAGAAGGCGAAGGCCGAAGACACGGTGGAGTCTCACAAAGTGTAG